In the genome of Croceimicrobium hydrocarbonivorans, one region contains:
- a CDS encoding SGNH/GDSL hydrolase family protein yields MRSIYFLGFILWACAKGTAPDSVPSNTQNSFSYLALGDSYTIGTAIGEDSSYSALLVDSLEGAPSQYTVEYQVVAKNGWTTQDLIQGMAKADLDTTYDLVTLLIGVNNQYQGRSLEEYKQEFLQIVNQANALAKKGYASMLVISIPDWGQSPAGSGSRAQISAEIDAFNQAQKGICDSLAIQFVDITDLSRKDPNSEAWIANDGLHFSRAMHQLWMRKIYPFSHALLQD; encoded by the coding sequence ATGCGCAGTATCTACTTTTTAGGTTTCATTTTATGGGCTTGTGCTAAGGGGACTGCACCGGACTCTGTACCATCAAATACCCAGAATAGCTTTTCCTATCTGGCTTTGGGGGATTCCTATACAATTGGTACCGCCATTGGGGAAGATAGCTCCTATTCGGCCCTATTGGTTGATTCTTTGGAGGGGGCTCCTTCCCAGTATACTGTGGAGTACCAAGTGGTAGCCAAGAATGGCTGGACTACCCAGGACCTTATTCAAGGGATGGCCAAAGCTGATTTAGATACGACTTATGATTTGGTGACGCTCCTGATCGGAGTGAATAATCAATATCAAGGTCGGAGCCTAGAGGAGTATAAACAAGAGTTCTTGCAGATTGTAAATCAAGCTAATGCACTGGCAAAGAAGGGTTATGCCTCCATGCTGGTGATTAGCATCCCCGATTGGGGTCAAAGTCCGGCAGGCAGTGGGAGTCGTGCTCAGATTTCCGCGGAGATTGATGCATTTAATCAAGCGCAAAAAGGCATTTGTGATAGCCTCGCCATTCAGTTTGTGGATATCACCGATTTGAGTCGAAAAGACCCTAATTCGGAGGCTTGGATTGCTAATGATGGTCTGCATTTTTCCAGAGCCATGCATCAATTATGGATGCGAAAAATCTACCCTTTTAGCCATGCCCTTTTACAGGATTAG